In the Deinococcus ficus genome, one interval contains:
- a CDS encoding carboxymuconolactone decarboxylase family protein, translated as MTEPSAPDPAPDDAVPPLPRAREVIFGSQHDRIVERLEALDAGLAQGIQAYAYDTVYDRPGLDLKTKELIACALLVSLGSPPELRTHLRGALNAGATEEELRGALMMCVPYLGFPRAVAGFEALRVFLDHRRPPEETGATTQEE; from the coding sequence ATGACCGAGCCCTCCGCCCCGGACCCCGCGCCCGACGACGCCGTCCCCCCGCTTCCCCGTGCGCGGGAGGTGATCTTCGGGTCGCAGCACGACCGCATCGTGGAGCGTCTGGAGGCCCTGGACGCCGGACTGGCGCAGGGCATCCAGGCGTACGCGTACGACACGGTGTACGACCGGCCCGGCCTGGACCTGAAAACCAAGGAACTGATCGCCTGCGCGCTGCTGGTGTCGCTGGGCAGCCCGCCGGAACTGCGCACCCACCTGCGCGGCGCCCTGAACGCCGGCGCGACCGAGGAGGAACTGCGCGGCGCGCTGATGATGTGCGTGCCGTACCTGGGCTTTCCCCGCGCGGTGGCGGGGTTCGAGGCGCTGCGGGTCTTTCTGGACCACCGCCGGCCCCCGGAGGAGACCGGCGCGACCACACAAGAAGAATGA
- a CDS encoding electron transfer flavoprotein subunit alpha/FixB family protein: MILIVAEHAGGKLGKSTLEMVTAARESGREGPITLLVLGQGVASVAKEAAAVADQVLVADLPGLAQYNAEVWAAATAQIAQEGEASTVIIGGSRSGREYAPRVAVKLDAPYLEDATKLSSNGAALQAQRYTYLARVTETVEADGLVVVTVKPGSFAPASPAAAAGEEYDVELTLPASRVEVTGKSVEKSSRVALTEADVIVTGGRGVGSPENFSAYVEGLADAIGAGVGATRAVVDAGWRPYAEQVGQTGKTVQPKAYIALGVSGAVQHLSGMGKSKHIIAINKDADAPIFKVADYGIVGDVNAIVPALIEAAKQ, from the coding sequence ATGATCCTGATCGTTGCTGAACACGCCGGCGGGAAGCTCGGCAAATCCACTCTGGAAATGGTCACCGCCGCCCGCGAAAGCGGCCGCGAAGGCCCCATCACGCTGCTCGTGCTCGGGCAGGGCGTGGCCAGCGTCGCCAAGGAAGCCGCCGCCGTCGCCGACCAGGTGCTCGTCGCCGACCTCCCCGGCCTCGCGCAGTACAACGCCGAGGTGTGGGCCGCCGCCACCGCCCAGATCGCGCAGGAAGGCGAGGCGAGCACCGTCATCATCGGCGGCAGCCGCTCGGGCCGCGAGTACGCCCCGCGAGTCGCCGTGAAACTCGACGCCCCGTACCTGGAAGACGCCACGAAACTGAGCAGCAACGGCGCCGCCCTCCAGGCCCAGCGCTACACCTACCTCGCCCGCGTCACCGAAACCGTCGAAGCCGACGGACTGGTCGTCGTGACCGTGAAACCCGGCTCCTTCGCGCCCGCCAGCCCCGCCGCAGCCGCCGGCGAGGAATACGACGTGGAACTCACCCTCCCCGCCTCCCGCGTGGAAGTCACCGGGAAGAGCGTGGAGAAGAGCAGCCGCGTGGCCCTCACCGAAGCCGACGTGATCGTCACCGGCGGACGCGGCGTGGGCAGCCCCGAGAACTTCAGCGCGTACGTCGAGGGCCTCGCCGACGCCATCGGGGCCGGCGTGGGCGCCACCCGCGCCGTCGTGGACGCCGGCTGGCGCCCCTACGCCGAGCAGGTCGGGCAGACCGGCAAGACCGTGCAGCCCAAGGCGTACATCGCCCTCGGCGTGAGCGGCGCCGTGCAGCACCTCTCCGGCATGGGCAAGAGCAAGCACATCATCGCCATCAACAAGGACGCCGACGCCCCCATCTTCAAGGTCGCCGACTACGGCATCGTCGGCGACGTGAACGCCATCGTGCCCGCCCTGATCGAAGCGGCCAAGCAGTAA
- a CDS encoding SDR family NAD(P)-dependent oxidoreductase, producing MSTPHNEPGESPVLTAVVTGAARGIGRAIAELYAERGARVLSVDVNLPPTLKGQRRLKADISTPRGRERILHATRELGGVGVLINNAAYQGAHGSVMDVSERGWARTLNVNLTAPLLLTRQLVELMPHGAAVVNVASVQGLFAEQDNAAYNASKGGLVNLTRAMALDLAPRGIRVNAVAPGAISTEAVIEAIQESPNPMQTKRDYEDLHALRRLGTPREVAQVVHFLGSAEAAFMTGAIVPVDGGMTASFMMAGRPV from the coding sequence ATGAGCACCCCACACAACGAGCCCGGCGAATCCCCCGTCCTCACGGCCGTCGTGACCGGCGCCGCCCGCGGCATCGGCCGAGCCATCGCGGAACTGTACGCCGAACGCGGCGCCCGGGTCCTCAGCGTAGACGTGAACCTGCCGCCCACCCTGAAAGGCCAGCGCCGCCTCAAGGCCGACATCAGCACCCCCAGGGGCCGCGAACGCATCCTGCACGCCACCCGCGAACTGGGCGGCGTGGGCGTGCTCATCAACAACGCCGCCTACCAGGGCGCGCACGGCAGCGTCATGGACGTCTCCGAACGCGGCTGGGCCCGCACCCTCAACGTGAACCTCACCGCGCCCCTCCTGCTCACCCGGCAGCTCGTGGAACTCATGCCGCACGGCGCGGCCGTCGTGAACGTCGCCAGCGTACAGGGCCTCTTCGCCGAACAGGACAACGCCGCCTACAACGCCAGCAAGGGCGGCCTCGTCAACCTCACCCGCGCCATGGCTCTGGACCTCGCCCCGCGCGGCATCCGCGTGAATGCCGTCGCCCCCGGCGCCATCAGCACGGAAGCCGTCATCGAAGCCATTCAGGAAAGCCCCAACCCCATGCAGACCAAACGTGACTACGAGGACCTGCACGCCCTGCGCCGCCTCGGCACCCCGCGCGAGGTCGCCCAGGTCGTGCACTTCCTCGGCAGTGCCGAAGCGGCCTTCATGACCGGCGCCATCGTGCCCGTGGACGGCGGCATGACCGCCAGTTTCATGATGGCCGGCCGGCCCGTCTGA
- a CDS encoding electron transfer flavoprotein subunit beta/FixA family protein has translation MKILTLVRQVPDAEARVKIQGQQVDLEGATLVIDGMDEYGVEEALRLRESGAAVEEIVALAVGPKRVEDALRTALAMGVDRAIHVETDEKIDAIALSKIVAQVAQAEGAQLLLVGGQEADWDSQALGAASAERLGWPQLTWTNELKLEGETLTGRHDVDDGNESFRTTLPAVVTTQQGLNEPRYPTLPNIMKAKKKELRKDDLATYGVQSRVRVTGNEIQTRARLNRMIDGKDPQAAAAELLNLLRNEAKVIA, from the coding sequence ATGAAAATCCTGACCCTCGTCAGACAAGTTCCCGACGCCGAAGCCCGCGTCAAGATCCAGGGCCAGCAGGTCGACCTGGAAGGCGCCACCCTGGTCATCGACGGCATGGACGAATACGGCGTGGAAGAAGCCCTGCGCCTGCGCGAGAGCGGCGCCGCCGTCGAGGAGATCGTCGCCCTGGCCGTCGGCCCCAAACGCGTCGAGGACGCCCTGCGCACCGCGCTCGCCATGGGCGTGGACCGCGCCATCCACGTCGAAACCGACGAGAAGATCGACGCGATCGCCCTGAGCAAGATCGTCGCCCAGGTCGCCCAGGCCGAAGGTGCGCAGCTCCTGCTGGTCGGCGGGCAGGAAGCCGACTGGGACTCCCAGGCCCTCGGGGCCGCCAGCGCCGAACGCCTCGGCTGGCCGCAGCTCACCTGGACCAACGAACTCAAACTGGAGGGTGAGACCCTCACCGGCCGGCACGACGTGGACGACGGCAACGAGAGCTTCCGCACCACCCTGCCCGCCGTGGTCACCACCCAGCAGGGTCTGAACGAGCCCCGCTACCCCACCCTGCCGAACATCATGAAGGCGAAGAAAAAAGAACTCCGCAAGGACGACCTCGCCACGTACGGCGTGCAGAGCCGCGTGCGCGTGACCGGCAACGAGATCCAGACCCGCGCCCGCCTGAACCGGATGATCGACGGCAAGGACCCCCAGGCCGCCGCCGCCGAACTCCTGAACCTCCTGAGAAACGAAGCGAAGGTGATCGCATGA
- a CDS encoding type II secretion system F family protein encodes MAVFEYRVRDRSGKILTSSMEAETMSQVRDLLRAKNMMIVEIKPPKAGLNADVKIPFLSDRPPGLKQVAIFSKQLATLINAGVPLVQSLNILQKQIENKAFQDIMKTIRTDVESGTPFSEAIAKHPKVFNRLYINLVRAGETSGTLDMVLERIAAFQEKDLALRGKIKSAMTYPVIVLVFAFGITYFLLTTIVPQFAGILIQLNAPLPFITRMLMAVSEFLQNSTLILVAVVAAIVFAYRAYYKTPKGRHVIDDMKLRMPVFGNLIQKSAISSFARTFGLLISSGVNIIESLDITKGTANNAIVEDTIENAKNVVMVGEQMSSSLATSRVFPPMVVSMVSIGEETGALDSMLDKVGDFYDREVDEAVEGLTAAIEPLMIVFLGVIIGTIVAGMFLPMFSIIGALSQ; translated from the coding sequence ATGGCCGTCTTCGAATACCGGGTCCGTGACCGCTCCGGCAAAATCCTGACCTCCAGCATGGAAGCCGAGACCATGAGCCAGGTCCGGGACCTGCTGAGGGCCAAGAACATGATGATCGTCGAGATCAAGCCCCCAAAAGCGGGCCTGAACGCCGACGTCAAGATCCCCTTCCTCAGCGACCGGCCCCCCGGCCTCAAGCAGGTCGCCATCTTCAGCAAACAGCTCGCCACCCTGATCAACGCCGGGGTGCCGCTCGTCCAGTCCCTGAACATCCTCCAGAAACAGATTGAGAACAAGGCCTTCCAGGACATCATGAAGACCATCCGCACCGATGTGGAGTCTGGAACGCCGTTCAGCGAGGCGATTGCCAAGCATCCCAAGGTCTTCAACCGCCTGTACATCAACCTCGTGCGCGCCGGTGAAACCAGCGGGACGCTCGACATGGTGCTGGAGCGCATCGCGGCCTTCCAGGAAAAGGACCTCGCCCTACGCGGCAAGATCAAGAGCGCCATGACCTATCCCGTCATCGTGCTCGTGTTCGCCTTCGGGATCACGTACTTCCTGCTGACCACGATCGTGCCGCAGTTTGCAGGGATCCTGATTCAGCTCAATGCCCCGCTGCCGTTCATCACGCGCATGCTGATGGCTGTCTCCGAGTTCCTTCAGAACTCCACACTGATCCTGGTGGCCGTGGTGGCCGCCATCGTGTTCGCGTACCGCGCCTACTACAAGACCCCCAAGGGTCGGCACGTGATCGACGACATGAAACTCCGCATGCCGGTCTTCGGGAACCTGATCCAGAAAAGTGCCATCAGCTCCTTCGCGCGGACCTTCGGCCTGCTGATCAGCAGCGGCGTGAACATCATCGAAAGTCTTGACATCACCAAAGGCACCGCCAACAACGCCATCGTGGAAGACACCATCGAGAACGCCAAGAACGTTGTCATGGTGGGCGAGCAGATGAGCAGCAGCCTCGCGACCAGCCGCGTGTTCCCCCCCATGGTCGTCAGCATGGTCTCCATCGGCGAGGAGACCGGTGCCCTGGACAGCATGCTCGATAAGGTCGGCGACTTCTACGACCGCGAGGTGGACGAGGCCGTCGAGGGCCTGACCGCAGCCATCGAGCCGCTCATGATCGTGTTCCTGGGCGTCATCATCGGCACGATCGTGGCCGGGATGTTCCTCCCCATGTTCAGCATCATCGGCGCCCTCAGCCAGTAA
- the scpB gene encoding SMC-Scp complex subunit ScpB, which produces MPGEAFRALIGGALLAAGRPVRLKELSEILGLGPEATRREVRAFTEAVQAAGLGFEVEEVAGGVRLIVPPGVAAHLAPVLSPPALPALSAAALEVLAVIAYRQPVTRAEIEAMRGGSAGTVVTLQERELVKVVGRSDAVGQPLLYGTTERFLLEFGLEGLEALPPLAGDGPDFAHLLRG; this is translated from the coding sequence ATGCCAGGTGAGGCCTTCCGCGCGCTGATCGGCGGGGCGCTGCTGGCCGCGGGGCGTCCGGTGCGGCTGAAGGAGCTCTCGGAGATTCTGGGGCTGGGGCCGGAGGCGACGCGGCGGGAGGTGCGGGCCTTCACGGAGGCGGTGCAGGCGGCGGGGCTGGGGTTCGAGGTGGAGGAGGTGGCGGGGGGCGTGCGGCTGATCGTGCCGCCGGGCGTGGCGGCGCACCTGGCGCCGGTGCTGTCCCCGCCGGCCCTGCCGGCCCTGAGTGCGGCGGCTCTGGAGGTGCTGGCGGTGATCGCGTACCGGCAGCCGGTGACGCGCGCGGAGATCGAGGCGATGCGGGGCGGGAGTGCGGGCACGGTGGTGACTCTGCAGGAGCGGGAACTGGTGAAGGTGGTGGGCCGCAGTGACGCGGTGGGGCAGCCGCTGCTGTACGGCACGACGGAGCGGTTTCTGCTGGAGTTCGGGCTGGAGGGCCTGGAGGCCCTGCCGCCCCTGGCGGGGGACGGTCCGGACTTCGCGCACCTGCTGCGCGGGTAA
- a CDS encoding ATP-dependent Clp protease ATP-binding subunit — translation MTNRYDDRARLVFHYAREEGNRLGHAMVGPEHLLLGLMREGGSAAQILGEFGATLDGLRRRVEDIIGRGEGNRLNDAPSITPRARRVMELASNEARSLGAPVTGTEHLLLGIIREGDGVAFRILQELTKDVDTIRWRILAQGDGAPGGAKASKPVPTPFLDEYGRDLTRWAREGKLDPVIGRSEEIRRVTQILTRRTKNNPVLIGDPGVGKTAIVEGLALAIHEGRTPPNLQDVRLVSLDLSGVVAGTKYRGEFEERLRQIIEELRNAKVIAFIDELHTLVGAGGAEGTLDAANILKPALSRGEIQVIGATTTGEYHRYIEKDAALERRFQPVIVLEPSPAETLQILRGLKPKYEEHHNVQIPDSALELAVRIGERSLPGRNFPDKAIDLIDEAASRVRLNMSVGLPVAENEQGEPYVTREDIESVINSMGGIYSEETAAQLGDLEQQLQDQVYGQPEAIKALSSALRRARVGLGGRTRVAASFLFVGPSGVGKTHLAKALARSLFGSERALVRVDMSEFQESHSISKLIGSPPGYVGFEQGGRLTEAVRRQPFSVILLDEIEKAHPDVYNTFLQVLDDGRLTDGLGRTVDFRRTIIIMTSNTGFNVNPTVGFSPVTPDNNAPLRHIFTPEFLDRLDDVIRFRSLGEEELVRVAQQLLGDMREELMSRELHVTFDPAIAAWLVGKLKARSPKHAVGSSRQLRTLLREELEDPLALELVGHAGGELRVVLGEEGIGFERSEDADATPRQILA, via the coding sequence ATGACCAACAGATACGATGACCGCGCACGACTGGTCTTCCACTACGCACGGGAGGAAGGAAACCGGCTTGGTCACGCCATGGTCGGCCCGGAACACCTGCTGCTCGGCCTGATGCGCGAGGGCGGCAGCGCCGCGCAGATCCTCGGTGAGTTCGGCGCGACCCTGGACGGCCTGCGCCGCCGCGTGGAGGACATCATCGGCCGTGGGGAAGGCAACCGCCTGAACGACGCGCCCAGCATCACGCCCCGCGCCCGGCGCGTGATGGAACTCGCCAGCAATGAGGCCCGCTCCCTGGGCGCCCCGGTGACCGGCACCGAGCACCTGCTCCTCGGCATCATCCGCGAGGGCGACGGCGTGGCCTTCCGGATCCTGCAGGAACTCACCAAGGACGTGGACACCATCCGCTGGCGCATCCTGGCGCAGGGCGACGGCGCCCCCGGCGGCGCCAAGGCCAGCAAGCCGGTGCCCACCCCCTTCCTGGACGAGTACGGCCGCGACCTGACCCGCTGGGCCCGCGAGGGCAAGCTGGACCCGGTGATCGGCCGCAGCGAGGAGATCCGCCGCGTCACGCAGATCCTCACCCGCCGCACCAAGAACAACCCCGTGCTGATCGGCGACCCCGGCGTCGGCAAGACCGCCATCGTCGAGGGGCTCGCGCTCGCCATTCACGAGGGCCGCACGCCGCCCAACCTGCAGGACGTCCGGCTGGTCAGCCTGGACCTGAGCGGCGTGGTGGCCGGCACGAAGTACCGCGGGGAGTTCGAGGAACGCCTGCGGCAGATCATCGAGGAACTCCGCAACGCCAAGGTCATCGCGTTCATCGACGAGCTGCACACGCTCGTCGGCGCGGGCGGCGCCGAGGGCACCCTGGACGCCGCGAACATCCTCAAGCCCGCCCTCTCCCGCGGGGAGATCCAGGTGATCGGCGCGACCACCACCGGCGAATACCACCGCTATATCGAGAAGGACGCCGCCCTGGAACGCCGCTTCCAGCCGGTGATCGTGCTGGAACCCAGCCCCGCCGAGACGCTGCAGATCCTGCGCGGCCTGAAACCCAAGTACGAGGAGCACCACAACGTCCAGATTCCGGATTCCGCGCTGGAACTCGCGGTGCGCATCGGGGAGCGCAGCCTGCCGGGCCGGAACTTCCCGGACAAGGCCATCGACCTGATCGACGAGGCCGCCAGCCGCGTGCGCCTGAACATGAGCGTGGGTCTGCCCGTCGCGGAAAACGAGCAGGGGGAACCCTACGTCACCCGCGAGGACATCGAGAGCGTCATCAACAGCATGGGCGGCATCTACAGCGAGGAAACCGCCGCGCAGCTCGGGGACCTGGAACAGCAGCTGCAGGACCAGGTGTACGGCCAGCCGGAGGCCATCAAGGCGCTGTCCAGCGCCCTGCGCCGCGCCCGGGTGGGCCTGGGGGGCCGCACCCGCGTGGCCGCGAGCTTCCTGTTCGTGGGGCCCAGCGGCGTCGGCAAGACCCACCTCGCCAAGGCGCTCGCCCGCAGCCTGTTCGGCAGTGAACGCGCCCTGGTGCGCGTGGACATGAGCGAATTCCAGGAGAGCCACAGCATCAGCAAGCTGATCGGCTCGCCCCCCGGGTATGTGGGCTTCGAGCAGGGTGGGCGCCTCACCGAGGCGGTGCGCCGGCAGCCCTTCAGCGTGATCCTGCTCGACGAGATCGAGAAGGCCCACCCGGACGTGTACAACACCTTCCTGCAGGTGCTGGACGACGGCCGCCTCACCGACGGCCTGGGCCGCACCGTGGACTTCCGCCGCACCATCATCATCATGACCAGCAACACCGGCTTCAACGTGAACCCCACCGTGGGCTTCAGCCCGGTCACGCCGGACAACAACGCGCCGCTGCGGCACATCTTCACGCCGGAATTCCTGGACCGCCTGGACGACGTGATCCGCTTCCGCAGCCTGGGTGAGGAGGAACTCGTGCGGGTGGCGCAGCAGCTGCTGGGCGACATGCGCGAGGAGCTCATGAGCCGCGAACTGCACGTCACCTTTGACCCCGCCATCGCCGCGTGGCTGGTCGGGAAGCTCAAGGCCCGCAGCCCCAAGCACGCCGTGGGCAGCTCCCGCCAGCTGCGCACGCTGCTGCGCGAGGAGCTCGAGGACCCGCTGGCGCTGGAACTCGTCGGGCACGCGGGCGGCGAACTGCGCGTGGTGCTGGGCGAGGAAGGCATCGGGTTCGAGCGCAGCGAGGACGCCGACGCCACCCCCCGGCAGATTCTCGCCTGA
- a CDS encoding L-threonylcarbamoyladenylate synthase: protein MSADFQAQVREAALALRAGAVVAYPSETVWGLAAHPDSWEGVTRLRALKERGPERAFQLSCASLEEARDLVEPSPELDALAAFLPGPLSVVAPARAGLGATFALNGRVGLRVPDHPVALALLRAAGGVLVTTSCNRQGEVAATTFEEARALGLADRVLPDGGVRSLGLASTIVQLPEGVILREGAVPARTVRAALGDADAR from the coding sequence ATGAGTGCTGATTTCCAGGCCCAGGTTCGGGAGGCGGCCCTGGCGCTTCGTGCGGGAGCCGTGGTGGCGTATCCCAGCGAGACGGTGTGGGGGCTGGCGGCGCACCCGGACTCATGGGAGGGGGTGACGCGGCTGCGGGCCCTGAAGGAGCGGGGGCCGGAGCGGGCCTTCCAGCTGTCGTGCGCGTCGCTGGAGGAGGCACGCGACCTGGTGGAGCCCTCGCCGGAGCTGGACGCGCTGGCAGCGTTCCTGCCGGGGCCACTGTCGGTCGTCGCGCCCGCCCGAGCGGGGCTGGGGGCGACGTTCGCGCTGAACGGGCGCGTGGGGCTGCGGGTCCCGGACCACCCGGTGGCGCTGGCCCTGCTGCGCGCAGCGGGTGGGGTGCTGGTCACGACGAGCTGCAACCGTCAGGGCGAGGTGGCCGCCACGACCTTTGAGGAGGCGCGGGCTTTGGGTCTGGCGGACCGGGTGCTGCCGGACGGCGGGGTGCGGTCCCTGGGGCTGGCGAGCACCATCGTGCAGCTCCCGGAAGGAGTGATTCTGCGGGAAGGGGCGGTGCCGGCGCGGACGGTGCGGGCGGCGCTGGGGGATGCGGATGCCAGGTGA
- the pnp gene encoding polyribonucleotide nucleotidyltransferase, with amino-acid sequence MIGKTYTTMLGGRELSIETGKLAKLVSGSVTVRYGDTMLLVTAQASDTQSKLDFLPLTVEFEERHYAVGKIPGSFHRREGRPGEKAILSARITDRQIRPLFPKGYRHETQVIITVVSADGQNAPDVLGPIGASAALSLSDIPWAGPTACVRVGQVDGQFVVNPTAEQLSRSRMDLVVAGTKDAVMMVECGAQTVGEDELVAAIEFAHAEMQGVIGLIETMRAELGQEKFNFVAAAGPSVDYVPEMAERALAAGLRDALLTPKKKDRSARTKAVRNAVIEAMVPDVAAEGAEEKIAALKDAYSKVEKQELRRLILEDDLRADGRNSRTVRPIWIEARALPRAHGSAIFTRGETQVLGVTTLGTERDEILIDDLTEETGDKFLLHYNFPPYSTGEVKRMGGQSRREVGHGNLAKRAIRAVLPSFEEFPYVIRVVGDVLESNGSSSMATVCAGILSLMDAGVPIKAPVAGVAMGLVMEGERYRVLTDILGMEDALGDMDFKVCGSAEGVTALQMDIKVGGITPAIMREALAQAREGRLHILGKMAEVLAAPRAELSPTAPRIVSMKINPELIGKVIGPGGKQVRELEAMGAQVTIEEDGTIRIFSADAAAAQAVQAKIAGLTKEAKVGEEFHGTVVKTAAFGAFVNLFPGQDGMLHISQISEERVNAVEDVLKVGDKLHVKIVNIDDRGKIDLVRPELEGKVAPRAPREPRSGDRGDRGPRRDFGDRGDRGPRREGGERREFSGERADRGPRPERTEAGDAPAPAPAADRNSNE; translated from the coding sequence ATGATCGGTAAGACGTACACGACGATGCTGGGCGGGCGCGAACTCAGCATCGAGACCGGGAAACTGGCGAAACTGGTGAGCGGCAGCGTGACCGTGCGGTACGGCGACACGATGCTGCTCGTGACCGCGCAGGCCAGCGACACGCAGAGCAAACTGGATTTCCTGCCGCTGACGGTGGAGTTCGAGGAGCGGCATTACGCGGTCGGGAAGATTCCCGGCAGCTTCCACCGCCGCGAGGGCCGGCCCGGGGAGAAGGCGATCCTGAGTGCGCGCATCACCGACCGGCAGATCCGGCCGCTGTTCCCGAAAGGTTACCGGCACGAGACGCAGGTGATTATCACGGTCGTGAGCGCCGACGGGCAGAACGCTCCGGACGTGCTCGGGCCGATCGGGGCGTCCGCGGCGCTGAGCCTGAGTGACATTCCCTGGGCGGGCCCGACGGCGTGCGTGCGGGTGGGGCAGGTGGACGGGCAGTTCGTGGTGAACCCCACCGCGGAGCAGCTGTCGCGCAGCCGCATGGACCTGGTGGTGGCGGGCACGAAGGACGCCGTGATGATGGTCGAGTGCGGCGCGCAGACGGTCGGTGAGGACGAGCTGGTGGCCGCCATCGAGTTCGCGCACGCGGAGATGCAGGGCGTGATCGGCCTGATCGAGACGATGCGTGCCGAGCTGGGGCAGGAGAAGTTCAACTTCGTGGCCGCGGCCGGTCCCAGCGTGGACTACGTGCCGGAGATGGCCGAGCGGGCGCTGGCGGCCGGGCTGCGCGACGCGCTGCTCACGCCGAAGAAGAAGGACCGCAGCGCCCGCACGAAGGCCGTGCGCAACGCCGTGATCGAGGCGATGGTGCCGGACGTGGCGGCCGAGGGGGCCGAGGAGAAGATTGCCGCGCTGAAAGACGCCTACAGCAAGGTGGAGAAACAGGAACTGCGCCGCCTGATCCTGGAGGACGACCTGCGCGCCGACGGCCGCAACAGCCGCACCGTGCGGCCCATCTGGATCGAGGCGCGCGCCCTGCCCCGCGCGCACGGGAGCGCCATCTTCACCCGCGGGGAGACGCAGGTGCTGGGCGTGACCACGCTGGGCACCGAGCGCGACGAGATCCTCATCGACGACCTGACCGAGGAGACCGGGGACAAGTTCCTGCTGCACTACAACTTCCCGCCGTACAGCACGGGCGAGGTCAAGCGCATGGGCGGGCAGTCCCGCCGCGAGGTCGGGCACGGCAATCTCGCCAAGCGCGCCATCCGGGCGGTGCTGCCCAGCTTCGAGGAGTTCCCGTACGTGATCCGCGTGGTGGGCGACGTGCTGGAATCCAACGGGAGCAGCAGCATGGCGACCGTGTGCGCCGGCATCCTGAGCCTGATGGACGCGGGCGTGCCGATCAAGGCGCCGGTCGCGGGCGTGGCAATGGGCCTCGTGATGGAAGGCGAGCGCTACCGCGTGCTCACCGACATCCTGGGCATGGAGGACGCGCTGGGCGACATGGACTTCAAGGTGTGCGGCAGCGCCGAGGGCGTCACCGCCCTGCAGATGGACATCAAGGTTGGCGGGATCACCCCGGCGATCATGCGTGAGGCGCTCGCGCAGGCCCGCGAGGGCCGCCTGCACATCCTGGGCAAGATGGCCGAGGTGCTCGCCGCGCCCCGTGCCGAGCTCTCCCCCACCGCGCCCCGCATCGTGAGCATGAAGATCAACCCCGAGCTGATCGGGAAGGTCATCGGCCCCGGCGGCAAACAGGTGCGGGAACTGGAGGCGATGGGCGCGCAGGTGACCATCGAGGAGGACGGCACCATCCGCATCTTCAGCGCCGACGCGGCCGCCGCGCAGGCCGTGCAGGCTAAGATCGCGGGCCTGACGAAGGAAGCGAAGGTGGGCGAGGAGTTCCACGGCACGGTCGTGAAGACGGCCGCGTTCGGGGCGTTCGTGAACCTGTTCCCCGGGCAGGACGGCATGCTGCACATCTCGCAGATCAGCGAGGAGCGCGTGAACGCCGTGGAGGACGTCCTGAAGGTCGGGGACAAGCTGCACGTCAAGATCGTGAACATCGACGACCGCGGCAAGATCGACCTCGTGCGCCCGGAGCTGGAGGGCAAGGTCGCGCCGCGCGCGCCCCGTGAACCGCGCAGCGGCGACCGGGGGGACCGTGGCCCGCGCCGGGACTTCGGGGACCGTGGCGACCGGGGCCCGCGCCGTGAAGGCGGGGAACGCCGCGAGTTCAGTGGCGAGCGCGCCGACCGCGGCCCGCGCCCCGAGCGGACCGAAGCGGGCGACGCTCCGGCTCCCGCGCCGGCCGCGGACCGGAACAGCAACGAGTAA